A single window of Nocardioides kongjuensis DNA harbors:
- the alr gene encoding alanine racemase, translating to MERPPLGPAGIVVDLAAVRANVRVLRATAGVPLIAVVKADAYGHGMVACARAAQQGGAQWLATATVEEALALRAAGLDGPVLCWLNGPGSDFAAAAAAGIDLTAHSVADLDAMAGAFAGRTTPARVQLKVDTGLSRNGAPRAAWAELFASARAGEEAGTWQVTGVWSHFACSDEPDHPANDRQEQGFREALALAEEHGLRPQLRHLANSAAAILRPSSRFDAVRCGLAVYGLDPAPGEATDIGLVPAMTVTAPLLSVKDLVPGDAVSYGQRWVAEQPTTVGLVPVGYAEGIPRNAGRPDAPDQAATVGIDGKWRPIRGTVCMDQVVVDLGGDRPSPGTEVVVLGPPGAGGPTAQDWAEACGTINYEIVTRIGGRMSRRYVDSEGAVG from the coding sequence ATGGAGCGCCCGCCCCTCGGCCCGGCCGGGATCGTCGTCGACCTGGCGGCGGTCCGGGCCAACGTGCGGGTGCTGCGCGCCACGGCCGGCGTACCGCTCATCGCGGTCGTGAAGGCCGACGCCTACGGACACGGCATGGTCGCCTGCGCCCGGGCCGCGCAGCAGGGCGGCGCGCAGTGGCTGGCGACGGCGACCGTCGAGGAGGCGCTCGCCCTGCGGGCTGCCGGTCTCGACGGACCGGTGCTGTGCTGGCTCAACGGCCCGGGGAGCGACTTCGCCGCGGCGGCGGCGGCCGGCATCGACCTGACCGCCCACAGCGTGGCCGACCTCGACGCCATGGCCGGCGCGTTCGCCGGCCGCACCACACCGGCGCGGGTCCAGCTCAAGGTCGACACCGGCCTGTCGCGCAACGGCGCGCCCCGGGCGGCCTGGGCCGAGCTGTTCGCCAGCGCCCGGGCCGGTGAGGAGGCCGGGACCTGGCAGGTCACCGGCGTCTGGTCGCACTTCGCCTGCTCCGACGAGCCCGACCACCCCGCCAACGACCGCCAGGAGCAGGGCTTCCGCGAGGCGCTCGCGCTCGCCGAGGAGCACGGCCTGCGACCGCAGCTGCGCCACCTCGCCAACTCCGCCGCCGCGATCCTGCGGCCGTCGTCCCGCTTCGACGCCGTGCGCTGCGGCCTCGCGGTCTACGGACTCGACCCGGCGCCGGGGGAGGCCACCGACATCGGGCTGGTCCCGGCGATGACCGTCACCGCCCCGCTGCTCTCGGTCAAGGACCTCGTCCCCGGGGATGCCGTCTCCTACGGCCAGCGGTGGGTCGCCGAGCAGCCGACCACGGTCGGCCTGGTCCCGGTCGGGTACGCCGAGGGCATCCCGCGCAACGCGGGTCGGCCCGACGCCCCGGACCAGGCCGCGACGGTCGGCATCGACGGCAAGTGGCGACCGATCCGTGGCACGGTGTGCATGGACCAGGTGGTCGTCGACCTCGGGGGCGACCGTCCCTCACCCGGCACCGAGGTCGTCGTGCTCGGCCCGCCGGGCGCCGGGGGCCCGACCGCCCAGGACTGGGCGGAGGCGTGCGGGACCATCAACTACGAGATCGTCACCAGGATCGGGGGCCGGATGTCCCGCAGGTACGTCGACTCCGAAGGAGCCGTGGGATGA
- a CDS encoding holo-ACP synthase — MPVVGVGIDVCEIARFEESCRRTPALVTKLFTEAERDLHIRSMAARFAAKEALAKALGAPRGMSWHDAEVVSEESGRPRFVLRGTVLAEADALGVTSVHLSLTHDGGIASAVVVLES; from the coding sequence ATGCCTGTCGTCGGCGTCGGCATCGACGTGTGCGAGATCGCCCGCTTCGAGGAGTCCTGCCGTCGTACGCCTGCCCTGGTGACCAAGCTGTTCACCGAGGCGGAGCGCGACCTGCACATCCGGTCGATGGCGGCCCGGTTCGCGGCCAAGGAGGCGCTCGCCAAGGCCCTGGGCGCCCCGCGGGGGATGTCGTGGCACGACGCCGAGGTGGTCTCCGAGGAGTCCGGCCGGCCCCGGTTCGTGCTGCGCGGCACCGTGCTCGCCGAGGCCGACGCGCTCGGCGTCACCTCGGTGCACCTCTCGCTCACCCACGACGGCGGCATCGCGTCGGCCGTGGTCGTGCTGGAGTCCTGA
- a CDS encoding serine/threonine-protein kinase, whose translation MFGVVADRYELLEIVGSGGMGVVYRARDRVLGRTVAVKVIRQELVDDEFVRRFEREAAILARVRSPHIVVVFDYGSSDGQFYLVTDFHADGDLVGWLEQHGPMPPRLAAEVTAAVAEGLADAHAAGVVHRDVKPGNVLLWRRGEQLLPVLADFGIATAEDGGITVTGGVPGSPPFMAPERHLGQAATAATDIYALGCLLYNLLTGRPPYDGTSFQAANAHINDPVPHLPADLERVAGLDAIVARCMAKAPEDRYPTVSEAAEALRAWIAAGTPVPTAPATVTTPPPLPPEPGPGPARRRVLPVVLAAAALVAVLGGGAWWLGRDEPSVAGARDPVTTGTPTVEPEARLIPVDGACGYVVTVQGREVQVACRWFDVRARGLSAGASVTVELELAVDGRYSDDVARTRRTVAADGTVDVGQHEAVSEYDGLCPSGTCAGGFPVADRATGARLTVRDEDGKRLVRVKYVLADLRSS comes from the coding sequence ATGTTCGGCGTCGTCGCCGATCGGTACGAGCTGCTCGAGATCGTCGGTAGCGGTGGCATGGGCGTCGTGTACCGCGCCCGCGACCGGGTCCTCGGCCGCACCGTCGCGGTCAAGGTGATCCGCCAGGAGCTCGTCGACGACGAGTTCGTCCGGCGCTTCGAGCGCGAGGCCGCGATCCTCGCGCGGGTGCGCTCGCCGCACATCGTCGTCGTCTTCGACTACGGCAGCAGCGACGGCCAGTTCTACCTCGTCACCGACTTCCACGCCGACGGCGACCTGGTCGGCTGGCTGGAGCAGCACGGCCCGATGCCGCCGCGGCTCGCGGCGGAGGTCACCGCCGCCGTCGCCGAGGGGCTCGCCGACGCGCACGCCGCCGGCGTGGTCCACCGCGACGTGAAGCCCGGCAACGTGTTGCTGTGGCGTCGCGGCGAGCAGCTGCTCCCGGTCCTCGCCGACTTCGGCATCGCCACCGCCGAGGACGGCGGGATCACCGTCACCGGCGGCGTTCCGGGCAGCCCGCCGTTCATGGCGCCCGAGCGGCACCTCGGGCAGGCGGCGACGGCGGCCACCGACATCTACGCCCTCGGCTGCCTGCTCTACAACCTGCTGACCGGCCGGCCGCCGTACGACGGCACCAGCTTCCAGGCCGCGAACGCCCACATCAACGACCCCGTCCCGCACCTCCCGGCCGACCTCGAGCGGGTCGCGGGCCTCGACGCGATCGTCGCGCGGTGCATGGCGAAGGCACCGGAGGACAGGTACCCGACGGTCAGCGAGGCCGCCGAGGCGCTGCGAGCGTGGATCGCGGCCGGTACGCCCGTCCCGACGGCCCCGGCCACCGTGACCACGCCACCGCCGCTCCCGCCCGAGCCCGGGCCGGGACCAGCACGACGGCGGGTCCTGCCCGTGGTGCTCGCTGCCGCGGCACTGGTGGCGGTGCTCGGGGGCGGGGCCTGGTGGCTGGGGCGCGACGAGCCGTCGGTGGCCGGGGCTCGGGATCCGGTGACGACCGGGACACCGACCGTCGAGCCCGAGGCCCGGTTGATCCCGGTGGACGGAGCGTGCGGCTACGTCGTGACGGTGCAGGGCAGGGAGGTCCAGGTCGCCTGCCGGTGGTTCGACGTGCGGGCCCGGGGGCTGAGTGCCGGTGCGTCGGTCACGGTCGAGCTCGAGCTCGCGGTCGACGGCAGGTACTCCGACGACGTGGCCCGGACCCGCCGCACCGTCGCGGCCGACGGGACCGTTGATGTCGGGCAGCACGAGGCCGTGAGCGAGTACGACGGCCTGTGCCCGAGTGGCACCTGCGCCGGTGGGTTCCCGGTGGCCGACCGGGCGACCGGGGCGCGGCTGACCGTCCGCGACGAGGACGGGAAGCGGCTCGTGCGTGTGAAGTACGTGCTCGCGGACCTCAGATCTTCCTGA
- a CDS encoding glycoside hydrolase family 16 protein: MRSVRLLLVAVLVAATIGLVEGPASADEARPVLDRVASRAGQHVVFKGRAKPRQVVRLQARGPSYWTTVGKDRASRKGAFRISVPYPDQPRTFRVVAGGKVSGTRKVVPVATSSLKPKPPAPSDTCGVRPERAEGGYYACTFRDDFDGTALDRSKWMVQETRISGMYGGSQGCYVDNDRTVGVSSGLLRLTSTILPEQFLCRSPYGSWMTNAEVSTVATRSMFTQAYGRFEARIKMPAESGIAGSHSAFWLYPQDQAYGRWPASGEVDIAEWFSGLPANVYPSVHYAGENTALSSGYSCRMPTSSTAFHDYAVEWTPSVMRFYYDGTLCYSHSWTPTGMSAPQPFDKPFYVVLTQVWGLGWNTRAAGMPDTSTLLVDWVKAWE; this comes from the coding sequence ATGCGTTCTGTACGACTGCTCCTGGTCGCCGTGCTGGTGGCCGCCACGATCGGCCTGGTCGAGGGCCCGGCCTCTGCCGACGAGGCCCGGCCGGTGCTGGACCGGGTCGCCTCGCGCGCCGGCCAGCACGTGGTGTTCAAGGGCCGCGCCAAGCCGCGCCAGGTGGTCAGGCTGCAGGCCCGCGGGCCGTCGTACTGGACCACGGTCGGCAAGGACCGCGCCTCCCGCAAGGGCGCCTTCCGGATCTCCGTCCCCTATCCCGACCAGCCGCGCACCTTCCGGGTCGTGGCCGGCGGCAAGGTCAGCGGGACCCGCAAGGTCGTCCCGGTCGCCACGTCCTCGCTCAAGCCGAAGCCGCCCGCGCCGAGCGACACCTGCGGGGTCCGGCCCGAGCGGGCCGAGGGCGGCTACTACGCCTGCACCTTCCGCGACGACTTCGACGGCACCGCGCTGGACCGCAGCAAGTGGATGGTCCAGGAGACCCGGATCAGCGGCATGTACGGCGGCAGCCAGGGCTGCTACGTCGACAACGACCGCACCGTCGGCGTCTCGTCCGGCCTGCTCCGGCTGACCTCGACGATCCTGCCCGAGCAGTTCCTGTGCCGGAGCCCGTACGGCTCGTGGATGACCAACGCCGAGGTGTCCACCGTCGCCACCCGGTCGATGTTCACCCAGGCCTACGGCCGCTTCGAGGCGCGGATCAAGATGCCCGCCGAGTCCGGGATCGCCGGCTCGCACTCGGCGTTCTGGCTCTACCCGCAGGACCAGGCCTACGGTCGCTGGCCCGCCTCGGGTGAGGTCGACATCGCGGAGTGGTTCTCGGGCCTGCCCGCCAACGTCTACCCGTCGGTGCACTACGCCGGTGAGAACACCGCCCTGAGCTCCGGCTACTCGTGCCGGATGCCGACCTCGTCGACGGCCTTCCACGACTACGCGGTCGAGTGGACGCCGAGCGTCATGCGGTTCTACTACGACGGCACCCTGTGCTACTCCCACTCCTGGACGCCGACCGGGATGAGCGCACCGCAGCCGTTCGACAAGCCGTTCTACGTCGTCCTCACCCAGGTCTGGGGCCTGGGCTGGAACACCCGTGCCGCCGGCATGCCCGACACGTCCACGCTGCTCGTCGACTGGGTCAAGGCCTGGGAGTAG
- a CDS encoding NAD(P)H-hydrate dehydratase, which yields MLHAHTVEQVRAAEADLLARLPEGALMQRAAAGLAYAVLDFLGTAYGRRVLLLVGSGDNGGDALYAGALLARRGVQVEAWLLSDAARAAGVDALRAAGGTVLASPPIGQRPHAPASEFRGLVPNRATFDVVVDGIVGIGGRPGLRPEATKALEMLAGIPVVAVDTPSGVDVDTGETDGPHVVADLTVTFGTHKTCHLVDPAARACGAVHLVDIGLDLPDAPVEALQAADVAALLPRPAADAHKYTRGVVGVRAGSATYPGAAVLSVSGAACGLAGMVRYDGDPAALDQVRAAHPEVVGPGRVQAWVVGSGSDAGAEDAVRRSVADDVPLLIDADALAFADLARGRATVLTPHAGELARLLDVERAQVEARMLEHARLAARRYDAVVLLKGRHTVVARPDGQVRVTTTGTPWLATAGAGDVLGGLVGALLAAGLDPFDAASAGSWLHGAAATLAAQDGPIVASDVAAALPVVLGSLVGT from the coding sequence ATGCTGCACGCGCACACCGTCGAGCAGGTCCGGGCCGCGGAGGCCGACCTGCTCGCCCGGCTGCCCGAGGGTGCGCTGATGCAGCGTGCCGCCGCCGGGCTGGCGTACGCCGTGCTCGACTTCCTCGGCACCGCCTACGGCCGCCGGGTGCTGCTGCTCGTCGGGTCCGGTGACAACGGCGGTGACGCCCTCTACGCCGGCGCGCTGCTCGCCCGGCGCGGTGTCCAGGTGGAGGCGTGGCTGCTGTCCGACGCAGCCCGCGCCGCCGGCGTCGACGCGCTTCGGGCCGCCGGTGGCACGGTGCTCGCAAGCCCACCGATTGGGCAGAGACCGCACGCCCCGGCCTCCGAATTCCGCGGTTTGGTCCCAAACCGCGCAACCTTCGACGTGGTGGTGGACGGCATCGTCGGCATCGGCGGACGGCCAGGCCTGCGTCCCGAAGCAACGAAAGCGCTCGAAATGCTGGCCGGGATCCCGGTCGTGGCCGTCGACACCCCCTCGGGCGTCGACGTCGACACCGGCGAGACCGACGGGCCCCACGTGGTCGCCGACCTGACCGTCACCTTCGGCACCCACAAGACCTGCCACCTGGTCGACCCGGCCGCCCGGGCGTGCGGCGCGGTCCACCTCGTCGACATCGGCCTCGACCTGCCCGACGCCCCGGTCGAGGCACTGCAGGCCGCCGACGTCGCGGCGCTGCTCCCGCGTCCCGCGGCCGACGCCCACAAGTACACCCGCGGCGTCGTCGGCGTCCGCGCCGGCTCCGCCACCTACCCCGGTGCTGCCGTGCTCAGCGTCTCCGGTGCCGCGTGCGGGCTCGCCGGCATGGTCCGGTACGACGGCGACCCGGCGGCCCTCGACCAGGTCCGCGCCGCGCACCCCGAGGTCGTCGGTCCCGGCCGGGTGCAGGCGTGGGTGGTCGGCTCCGGCAGCGACGCGGGCGCCGAGGACGCCGTACGCCGCTCGGTCGCCGACGACGTGCCGCTCCTGATCGACGCCGACGCGCTCGCCTTCGCCGACCTCGCCCGCGGCCGCGCGACCGTGCTCACCCCCCACGCCGGCGAGCTGGCCCGGCTGCTCGACGTCGAGCGTGCCCAGGTCGAGGCGCGGATGCTCGAGCACGCCCGCCTCGCCGCGCGCCGGTACGACGCCGTGGTGCTGCTCAAGGGCCGGCACACCGTCGTCGCACGACCCGACGGGCAGGTCCGGGTCACCACGACCGGCACCCCGTGGCTGGCGACGGCCGGTGCCGGCGACGTCCTCGGCGGCCTGGTCGGCGCGCTGCTCGCCGCCGGCCTCGACCCCTTCGACGCCGCCTCGGCCGGCTCGTGGCTGCACGGCGCCGCCGCGACGCTGGCCGCCCAGGACGGCCCGATCGTCGCGAGCGACGTGGCGGCGGCCCTGCCGGTGGTCCTCGGGTCCCTGGTGGGAACATAG
- the coaA gene encoding type I pantothenate kinase: MTTGTPADTHHGEESSREASPYVELDRATWADLANEWRQQGSPLTSEEVVRLRGMGDSLDLDEIRDVYLPLSRLLSLRVNAATRLHHEQEQFLHRRTPPRTPFVIGLAGSVAVGKSTAARVLQQMLARWPEHPNVALVTTDGFLYPNAELEARGLLQRKGFPESYDRRKLLKFVIDIKSGKDEVEAPVYSHLVYDVVPDERVVVKRPDIVIVEGLNVLQPARVREDGRTGLGLSDFFDFSIFVDANTNHIREWYVDRFLRLRETAFRDPNSYFARYAALSHDSAVDEARRIWDSINGPNLTENVLPTRSRATLVLRKAADHAVQYVRLRKI, encoded by the coding sequence ATGACGACGGGCACCCCGGCGGACACCCACCACGGCGAGGAGTCGTCGCGGGAGGCTTCGCCGTACGTCGAGCTGGACCGTGCGACCTGGGCCGACCTGGCCAACGAGTGGCGCCAGCAGGGCAGCCCGCTGACCAGCGAGGAGGTCGTCCGACTGCGCGGCATGGGCGACTCGCTGGACCTCGACGAGATCCGCGACGTCTACCTGCCGCTGTCCCGGCTGCTGTCGCTGCGGGTCAACGCCGCGACCCGGCTGCACCACGAGCAGGAGCAGTTCCTGCACCGTCGCACTCCCCCGCGCACACCCTTCGTGATCGGCCTCGCCGGCTCCGTGGCGGTCGGGAAGTCGACCGCCGCGCGCGTGCTGCAGCAGATGCTGGCCCGCTGGCCCGAGCACCCCAACGTCGCGCTGGTGACCACCGACGGCTTCCTCTACCCCAACGCCGAGCTCGAGGCGCGCGGGCTGCTCCAGCGCAAGGGCTTCCCCGAGTCCTACGACCGCCGCAAGCTGCTCAAGTTCGTCATCGACATCAAGTCCGGCAAGGACGAGGTCGAGGCGCCGGTCTACTCCCACCTGGTCTACGACGTCGTACCCGACGAGAGGGTCGTCGTGAAACGGCCCGACATCGTCATCGTCGAGGGCCTCAACGTCCTCCAGCCCGCCCGGGTCCGCGAGGACGGCCGCACCGGCCTGGGCCTGTCGGACTTCTTCGACTTCTCCATCTTCGTCGACGCCAACACCAACCACATCCGGGAGTGGTACGTCGACCGGTTCCTGCGGCTGCGCGAGACCGCGTTCCGCGACCCCAACTCCTACTTCGCCCGCTACGCCGCCCTCAGCCACGACTCCGCCGTCGACGAGGCGCGCCGGATCTGGGACTCGATCAACGGGCCCAACCTGACCGAGAACGTGCTGCCGACCCGGTCCCGGGCGACGCTGGTGCTGCGCAAGGCGGCGGACCACGCGGTGCAGTACGTGCGGCTCAGGAAGATCTGA
- the tsaE gene encoding tRNA (adenosine(37)-N6)-threonylcarbamoyltransferase complex ATPase subunit type 1 TsaE, giving the protein MTLETRRVGPEAAAEVLAVVKAAFADRPALDPPADALAETEDSIAAMLTPSGGLLTLDDGRPVGALVLDPVEDDVYLRRVSVDPAAQGHGLAHGLVRAALLDIARAGARRVRLLARQELPRTIGFWRELGFVETGRHAPYVEMARPAPVVVDVPGADDMRELGRRVAAYLTGGDVLVLSGELGAGKTTFTQGLGEGLGVRGGITSPTFVISRVHPSLGDGPELVHVDAYRLGGRAELDDLDLDTDLDEAVTVVEWGTGIAEGLAEARLEVRITRATGQTVADPEADPRVVELDGIGARWLDTDLRPIG; this is encoded by the coding sequence ATGACGCTGGAGACGAGGCGCGTCGGCCCCGAGGCCGCCGCGGAGGTGCTGGCCGTGGTGAAGGCCGCGTTCGCGGACCGCCCGGCCCTCGACCCGCCGGCCGACGCCCTGGCCGAGACCGAGGACTCCATCGCCGCGATGCTCACCCCGAGCGGCGGTCTGCTCACGCTCGACGACGGGCGCCCGGTCGGCGCCCTGGTCCTCGACCCGGTCGAGGACGACGTCTACCTGCGCCGCGTGAGCGTCGACCCGGCCGCCCAGGGCCACGGCCTCGCGCACGGCCTGGTCCGCGCCGCGCTGCTCGACATCGCCCGCGCCGGTGCCCGCCGGGTCCGGCTGCTGGCCCGCCAGGAGCTGCCGCGCACCATCGGGTTCTGGCGTGAGCTCGGCTTCGTCGAGACCGGCCGCCACGCGCCGTACGTCGAGATGGCGCGGCCGGCGCCGGTGGTCGTCGACGTGCCCGGTGCCGACGACATGCGCGAGCTCGGCCGCCGGGTGGCGGCGTACCTCACCGGTGGCGACGTGCTCGTCCTCAGCGGTGAGCTCGGCGCGGGGAAGACCACGTTCACCCAGGGCCTCGGTGAGGGGCTCGGCGTGCGGGGCGGGATCACCTCGCCCACCTTCGTCATCTCGCGGGTGCATCCCTCGCTCGGCGACGGTCCCGAGCTGGTCCACGTCGACGCCTACCGCCTCGGCGGCCGGGCCGAGCTCGACGACCTCGACCTCGACACCGACCTCGACGAGGCCGTCACCGTCGTGGAGTGGGGGACCGGGATCGCCGAAGGCCTGGCCGAGGCCCGGCTCGAGGTGCGGATCACCCGTGCCACGGGACAGACCGTCGCCGACCCCGAGGCCGACCCGCGCGTCGTCGAGCTCGACGGCATCGGCGCCCGGTGGCTCGACACCGACCTGCGACCGATCGGCTGA
- a CDS encoding alpha/beta fold hydrolase produces the protein MSRRGRVVGSLAGALGVAAGTAAVGILRQQRAISRRAGEDIPFGSLRSTPVTVVADDGLPLHVEVDEVEPVAGSGPVDRLLRRTRSDTPPVTVVFVHGFCLNLDCWHFQRAAYRGLVRTVYYDQRSHGRSGRSDRAHATIDQLGRDLHRVLEEVVPDGPVVLVGHSMGGMSIVAFAEQFPELIGTRVVGVGLISTTAGGLDPSRMLLPMLPARLAGPLAGSAIRTLHLGHRAVDSLRRAGSAVATVATDRFAFGGDAPRGYVEFVDDMLAATPFEVVAAFFPHFAGLDKFDFVEVLGRVPTSVICGTDDRLTSIGHARKLQSRIPGSRLLECEGAGHMVTMERHELVNAELDQLITAASARAATR, from the coding sequence ATGAGCCGCCGCGGACGCGTCGTCGGGTCCCTCGCGGGCGCCCTCGGTGTCGCCGCAGGCACGGCGGCCGTCGGCATCCTGCGCCAGCAGCGGGCGATCAGCCGCCGGGCGGGCGAGGACATCCCGTTCGGGTCGCTGCGCTCGACGCCGGTGACGGTGGTCGCCGACGACGGCCTGCCGCTCCACGTCGAGGTCGACGAGGTCGAGCCCGTCGCCGGGTCCGGCCCGGTCGACCGGCTGCTGCGTCGTACCAGGTCCGACACGCCCCCGGTCACCGTCGTCTTCGTCCACGGCTTCTGCCTCAACCTCGACTGCTGGCACTTCCAGCGGGCGGCGTACCGCGGCCTGGTCCGCACCGTCTACTACGACCAGCGCTCCCACGGCCGCTCCGGCAGGTCCGACCGTGCCCACGCGACCATCGACCAGCTCGGCCGCGACCTGCACCGGGTCCTCGAGGAGGTCGTGCCCGACGGTCCGGTCGTGCTGGTCGGCCACTCGATGGGCGGCATGTCGATCGTCGCCTTCGCCGAGCAGTTCCCGGAGCTGATCGGCACCCGCGTCGTCGGCGTCGGCCTGATCTCGACCACCGCCGGCGGCCTCGACCCGAGCAGGATGCTGCTGCCCATGCTGCCGGCCCGCCTCGCCGGTCCGCTGGCGGGCAGCGCCATCCGCACCCTGCACCTGGGCCACCGCGCCGTCGACTCCCTGCGTCGTGCCGGCAGTGCCGTCGCCACTGTCGCCACCGACCGGTTCGCGTTCGGGGGCGACGCCCCGCGCGGCTACGTCGAGTTCGTCGACGACATGCTCGCCGCGACCCCGTTCGAGGTGGTCGCCGCCTTCTTCCCGCACTTCGCCGGCCTCGACAAGTTCGACTTCGTCGAGGTGCTCGGCCGGGTCCCCACCTCGGTCATCTGCGGCACCGACGACCGGCTGACGTCGATCGGTCATGCCCGCAAGCTGCAGTCGCGGATCCCCGGGTCACGGTTGCTCGAGTGCGAGGGAGCCGGTCACATGGTGACCATGGAGCGCCACGAGCTGGTCAACGCCGAGCTCGACCAGCTGATCACCGCCGCCTCCGCGAGGGCAGCGACGCGATGA
- the glmS gene encoding glutamine--fructose-6-phosphate transaminase (isomerizing), with protein MCGIVGYVGPQSAQDTVIDGLRRLEYRGYDSAGVAVVHEGTLSVEKRAGKLANLEKVLGEQPMPVAEVGIGHTRWATHGPPNDVNAHPHTGPARRVALVHNGIIENFLDLRARLEADDHELLSDTDTEIVAQLLELQVQSGEDLTTAMQRVCQTLDGAFTLVAIDAGEPGKVVAARRNSPLVVGLGEGENFLGSDVAAFIEHTREALELGQDQIVVMTRDAVEVTDFWGRPVEARRFHVDWDLSSAEKDGHDWFMRKEIFEQPRAVADSLIGRRTPSGQLQLDEMRLADEELRDVDKIIIIACGTSFYAGMVAKYAIEHWTRTPVEVELASEFRYRDPIIDSTTLIVAISQSGETADTLQAIRHARSQRAKVLAICNTNGSSIPRESDAVIYTHAGPEIGVASTKGFLTQLVACYLLALYIAQVKGTRFGDEIDEIMRHLEAMPDHIETVLGTAEQVYALAADHASTRSVLFLGRHAGYPVALEGALKLKELAYLHAEGFAAGELKHGPIALVEDGLPVLCVVPPKGRDHLHGKMLSGIQEVRARGARTICLAEEGDHSIEPYADALIRLPKVPVLLQPLVSIVPLQLFACELATVLGHDVDQPRNLAKSVTVE; from the coding sequence ATGTGCGGGATCGTCGGATACGTCGGGCCTCAGTCGGCCCAGGACACCGTCATCGACGGTCTCCGCAGGCTCGAGTACCGCGGCTACGACTCCGCGGGGGTCGCCGTCGTCCACGAGGGCACGCTGAGCGTCGAGAAGCGGGCGGGCAAGCTCGCCAACCTCGAGAAGGTGCTCGGCGAGCAGCCGATGCCGGTCGCCGAGGTCGGCATCGGCCACACCCGGTGGGCCACCCACGGCCCGCCGAACGACGTCAACGCCCACCCCCACACCGGCCCCGCACGCCGGGTGGCGCTGGTGCACAACGGCATCATCGAGAACTTCCTCGACCTGCGTGCCCGCCTCGAGGCCGACGACCACGAGCTGCTCTCCGACACCGACACCGAGATCGTCGCCCAGCTCCTCGAGCTGCAGGTCCAGTCCGGGGAGGACCTGACCACCGCGATGCAGCGCGTGTGCCAGACGCTCGACGGCGCGTTCACGCTGGTCGCGATCGATGCGGGGGAGCCCGGCAAGGTCGTCGCCGCGCGCCGCAACTCCCCGCTGGTGGTCGGGCTGGGCGAGGGCGAGAACTTCCTCGGCTCCGACGTCGCCGCCTTCATCGAGCACACCCGCGAGGCGCTCGAGCTCGGCCAGGACCAGATCGTCGTGATGACCCGCGACGCCGTGGAGGTCACCGACTTCTGGGGCCGCCCGGTCGAGGCGCGCCGCTTCCACGTCGACTGGGACCTGTCGTCGGCGGAGAAGGACGGCCACGACTGGTTCATGCGCAAGGAGATCTTCGAGCAGCCGCGGGCCGTCGCGGACTCCCTGATCGGCCGTCGTACGCCGTCCGGGCAGCTGCAGCTCGACGAGATGCGCCTGGCCGACGAGGAGCTGCGCGACGTCGACAAGATCATCATCATCGCGTGCGGGACCTCGTTCTACGCCGGCATGGTCGCCAAGTACGCCATCGAGCACTGGACCCGCACCCCGGTCGAGGTCGAGCTCGCCTCCGAGTTCCGCTACCGCGACCCGATCATCGACTCGACCACGCTGATCGTCGCCATCAGCCAGTCCGGCGAGACCGCCGACACCCTGCAGGCTATCCGCCACGCCCGCTCGCAGCGGGCCAAGGTGCTGGCGATCTGCAACACCAACGGCTCCTCGATCCCGCGCGAGTCCGACGCGGTGATCTACACCCACGCCGGCCCCGAGATCGGCGTCGCGTCGACCAAGGGCTTCCTGACCCAGCTGGTCGCCTGCTACCTGCTCGCGCTCTACATCGCCCAGGTCAAGGGCACCCGGTTCGGCGACGAGATCGACGAGATCATGCGCCACCTCGAGGCGATGCCCGACCACATCGAGACCGTCCTCGGCACCGCGGAGCAGGTGTACGCGCTCGCCGCCGACCACGCGAGCACCCGCTCGGTGCTCTTCCTGGGCCGGCACGCCGGCTACCCGGTCGCCCTCGAGGGCGCGCTCAAGCTCAAGGAGCTGGCCTACCTGCACGCCGAGGGCTTCGCCGCCGGGGAGCTCAAGCACGGCCCGATCGCGCTCGTCGAGGACGGGCTGCCGGTGCTGTGCGTCGTACCCCCCAAGGGCCGCGACCACCTCCACGGCAAGATGCTCAGCGGCATCCAGGAGGTGCGCGCCCGCGGCGCCCGCACCATCTGCCTGGCCGAGGAGGGCGACCACTCCATCGAGCCGTACGCCGACGCCCTGATCCGCCTGCCCAAGGTGCCCGTGCTGCTCCAGCCGCTCGTCTCGATCGTGCCGCTGCAGCTGTTCGCCTGCGAGTTGGCCACCGTGCTCGGCCACGACGTCGACCAGCCGCGCAACCTCGCCAAGTCCGTCACGGTCGAGTGA